In Cervus elaphus chromosome 7, mCerEla1.1, whole genome shotgun sequence, the following proteins share a genomic window:
- the LOC122697492 gene encoding histone H3.1 yields the protein MARTKQTARKSTGGKAPRKQLATKAARKSAPATGGVKKPHRYRPGTVALREIRRYQKSTELLIRKLPFQRLVREIAQDFKTDLRFQSSAVMALQEACEAYLVGLFEDTNLCAIHAKRVTIMPKDIQLARRIRGERA from the coding sequence ATGGCTCGTACTAAGCAGACTGCTCGCAAGTCCACCGGCGGCAAGGCGCCGCGCAAGCAGCTGGCCACTAAGGCGGCCCGCAAGAGCGCGCCGGCCACTGGTGGCGTGAAGAAGCCGCACCGCTACCGCCCCGGTACGGTGGCTCTGCGTGAGATTCGCCGCTACCAGAAGTCCACCGAGCTGCTGATCCGCAAGCTGCCGTTCCAACGGCTCGTGCGTGAGATCGCGCAGGACTTCAAGACCGATCTGCGCTTCCAGAGCTCGGCCGTGATGGCGCTGCAGGAGGCGTGCGAGGCCTACCTGGTGGGGCTCTTCGAGGACACCAACCTGTGTGCCATCCACGCCAAGCGCGTCACTATCATGCCCAAGGACATCCAGCTTGCCCGCCGCATCCGCGGGGAGAGGGCGTAA
- the H1-2 gene encoding histone H1.2 produces MSETAPAAPAAAPPAEKAPVKKKTAKKPAGARRKASGPPVSELITKAVAASKERSGVSLAALKKALAAAGYDVEKNNSRIKLGLKSLVSKGTLVQTKGTGASGSFKLNKKAATGEAKPKAKKAGAAKPKKAAGAAKKPKKATGAATPKKTAKKTPKKAKKPAAAAVTKKVAKSPKKAKAAKPKKAAKSAAKAVKPKAAKPKVAKPKKAAPKKK; encoded by the coding sequence ATGTCGGAGACTGCTCCTGCTGCTCCCGCTGCCGCCCCTCCTGCGGAGAAGGCCCCCGTCAAGAAGAAGACTGCCAAAAAGCCGGCTGGGGCGCGCCGGAAGGCCTCCGGGCCCCCGGTGTCCGAGCTCATCACCAAGGCTGTCGCCGCTTCCAAGGAGCGCAGCGGCGTGTCTCTGGCTGCGCTCAAGAAGGCACTGGCTGCCGCCGGCTACGATGTGGAGAAGAACAACAGCCGCATCAAGCTGGGTCTCAAGAGCCTGGTGAGCAAGGGCACCCTGGTGCAGACCAAGGGCACCGGGGCTTCCGGCTCTTTCAAGCTCAACAAGAAGGCGGCCACCGGGGAGGCCAAGCCCAAGGCGAAGAAGGCGGGCGCGGCCAAGCCCAAGAAAGCTGCCGGGGCGGCTAAGAAACCCAAGAAAGCTACGGGCGCGGCCACTCCAAAGAAAACCGCTAAGAAGACCCCGAAAAAAGCAAAGAAGCCGGCCGCAGCTGCTGTGACCAAGAAAGTGGCGAAGAGCCCCAAGAAAGCGAAGGCCGCCAAGCCCAAGAAAGCCGCCAAGAGCGCAGCGAAGGCGGTTAAGCCGAAGGCTGCTAAGCCCAAGGTTGCCAAGCCCAAGAAGGCTGCACCCAAGAAGAAGTAG
- the LOC122697505 gene encoding histone H4 yields MSGRGKGGKGLGKGGAKRHRKVLRDNIQGITKPAIRRLARRGGVKRISGLIYEETRGVLKVFLENVIRDAVTYTEHAKRKTVTAMDVVYALKRQGRTLYGFGG; encoded by the coding sequence ATGTCTGGACGTGGAAAAGGCGGCAAAGGCCTTGGGAAGGGAGGCGCTAAGCGCCACCGCAAGGTTCTGCGAGACAATATCCAGGGTATCACCAAGCCCGCCATCCGCCGCCTGGCTCGTCGTGGTGGTGTGAAGCGCATCTCCGGGCTCATCTACGAGGAGACCCGCGGGGTGCTGAAGGTGTTCTTGGAGAATGTGATCCGGGACGCGGTCACCTACACGGAGCACGCCAAGCGCAAGACTGTTACCGCCATGGATGTGGTCTACGCGCTCAAGCGCCAGGGCCGCACCCTCTATGGCTTCGGCGGCTAA
- the LOC122697498 gene encoding histone H2A type 1-like, which yields MSGRGKQGGKTRAKAKTRSSRAGLQFPVGRVHRLLRKGNYAERVGAGAPVYLAAVLEYLTAEILELAGNAARDNKKTRIIPRHLQLAIRNDEELNKLLGKVTIAQGGVLPNIQAVLLPKKTESHHKPKGK from the coding sequence ATGTCTGGACGTGGTAAACAAGGAGGCAAAACTCGAGCTAAAGCCAAAACTCGGTCTTCTCGGGCTGGCTTACAGTTTCCAGTCGGGCGAGTGCACCGCTTGCTCCGTAAGGGCAACTATGCCGAGCGGGTTGGAGCCGGCGCTCCGGTGTACTTGGCAGCGGTGCTGGAGTACCTGACGGCCGAGATTCTGGAGCTGGCGGGCAACGCGGCCCGGGACAACAAGAAGACCCGCATCATCCCGCGTCACCTGCAGTTAGCCATTCGCAATGACGAGGAACTCAACAAACTGCTGGGCAAAGTCACCATCGCTCAGGGCGGCGTCCTGCCCAACATCCAGGCGGTGTTGCTGCCAAAGAAGACCGAGAGTCACCACAAGCCGAAGGGGAAGTAA
- the LOC122697497 gene encoding histone H2A type 1-B, protein MSGRGKQGGKARAKAKTRSSRAGLQFPVGRVHRLLRKGNYSERVGAGAPVYLAAVLEYLTAEILELAGNAARDNKKTRIIPRHLQLAIRNDEELNKLLGRVTIAQGGVLPNIQAVLLPKKTESHHKAKGK, encoded by the coding sequence ATGTCAGGCCGTGGTAAACAGGGTGGCAAGGCTCGCGCTAAAGCCAAAACCCGGTCTTCGCGTGCTGGGCTCCAGTTTCCAGTGGGCCGCGTGCACCGCCTGCTCCGGAAGGGCAACTACTCCGAGCGCGTTGGGGCCGGGGCCCCAGTATACCTAGCTGCGGTACTGGAGTACCTCACGGCCGAGATCCTGGAGCTGGCGGGTAACGCGGCGCGCGATAACAAGAAGACCCGTATCATCCCGCGCCACTTGCAGCTGGCCATTCGCAACGATGAAGAGCTCAACAAGCTGCTCGGTCGTGTGACCATCGCTCAGGGTGGTGTGCTGCCCAACATCCAGGCGGTGCTGCTGCCCAAAAAAACTGAGAGCCACCACAAGGCCAAGGGCAAGTGA
- the LOC122697507 gene encoding histone H4 — translation MSGRGKGGKGLGKGGAKRHRKVLRDNIQGITKPAIRRLARRGGVKRISGLIYEETRGVLKVFLENVIRDAVTYTEHAKRKTVTAMDVVYALKRQGRTLYGFGG, via the coding sequence ATGTCGGGACGCGGCAAAGGCGGCAAAGGCTTGGGGAAAGGTGGCGCTAAGCGCCACCGTAAGGTTCTGCGCGACAACATCCAGGGCATCACTAAGCCTGCTATCCGCCGCCTGGCTCGTCGTGGCGGTGTGAAGCGCATCTCTGGTCTCATCTACGAAGAGACCCGCGGCGTCCTGAAAGTGTTTCTGGAGAACGTGATCCGGGATGCAGTCACCTACACCGAACATGCCAAGCGGAAGACTGTCACCGCTATGGATGTGGTCTATGCTCTCAAGCGCCAGGGCCGTACTCTCTATGGTTTTGGTGGTTAA
- the LOC122697504 gene encoding histone H2B type 1-B yields MPEPSKSAPAPKKGSKKAITKAQKKDGKKRKRSRKESYSIYVYKVLKQVHPDTGISSKAMGIMNSFVNDIFERIAGEASRLAHYNKRSTITSREIQTAVRLLLPGELAKHAVSEGTKAVTKYTSSK; encoded by the coding sequence ATGCCTGAGCCATCTAAATCTGCTCCGGCTCCTAAGAAAGGTTCTAAGAAAGCCATCACTAAGGCGCAGAAGAAAGATGGCAAAAAACGCAAGCGCAGTCGTAAAGAGAGCTATTCTATTTATGTGTACAAGGTTCTGAAGCAGGTCCATCCAGATACTGGCATTTCGTCTAAGGCCATGGGTATCATGAATTCCTTCGTGAATGACATTTTTGAGCGCATCGCGGGCGAGGCGTCACGCCTGGCGCATTACAACAAGCGCTCGACCATCACATCCAGGGAGATCCAGACGGCCGTGCGCCTGTTGCTACCCGGGGAGCTGGCCAAGCATGCTGTCTCTGAGGGTACGAAGGCCGTTACCAAATATACCAGCTCCAAATGA